A section of the Drosophila sechellia strain sech25 chromosome 3L, ASM438219v1, whole genome shotgun sequence genome encodes:
- the LOC6604845 gene encoding Down syndrome cell adhesion molecule-like protein Dscam2 isoform X1 — protein MDLHSLFKAILILYVISAETSQFVNGLDLQGPIFLHEPPHRVEFSNNSGGLIECSGHGSPPPEVEWTPIPPQQDMVFQLSNGSMMFYPFTAEKYRHEAHATVYRCKLRNLVGTVLSREVHVRGVVNQKYAVQVHDEYVMTGNTAVLKCQVPSYMSEFVLVTAWVQDTGMHLYPNTDIGGKYTVLSNGELYINNAGPNDAYKSYTCRTVNRLTGEVQISTYPGRIIVTEPKGMVQPRINVEKHSMRHVVLNGQTTLPCIAQGHPVPTYRWFKEENEQLLPLQLSERITIVSAGLLKITKARLEDSGKYLCWVNNTAGEETIQVSLTVTAPLTAHLQPQVQTVDVDKDAQFQCIVSGHPVHDVNWLHDGKPILRDNRVEILTDPPRLIIKKVQKEDPGMYQCFVSNEWEQIQSTAELQLGDASPELLYWFSEQTLQPGPTVSLKCVATGNPLPQFTWSLDGFPIPDSSRFLVGQYVTIHDDVISHVNISNVKEEDGGEYTCTAQNAIGKVSHSAKVNIYGLPYIREMPKITGISGSDLIVKCPVAGYPIDKIHWERDGQTLPINRRQRAYNNGTLIIEQLQRLEDAGTYTCMAQNKQKQTSRRNVEIQVLVPPKIMPIQAMTNMLREGMRAAISCQILEGDLPVSFRWERNGKPLIGTGNEVFRRLDEYSASLVIEHISSDHSGNYTCIASNVAGTERFTVPLTVNVPPKWILEPKDSSAQAGADVLLHCQSSGYPTPTITWKKAIGPTPGEYKDFLYEPTVQLFPNGTIFFKKISKESQGHFLCEAKNNIGSGVSKVIFLKVNVPAHFQTKTKQISVAKGKQVHVQCNVQGDNPIDFKWKIQATQQYLDESLDSRYTIRDQVLDDGMVSELGISHTYRQDTGIYICQASNAFGQDEMSIQLIVQEVPEQPKNLRINSQQSRSLQLTWSQPFAGNSPIEEYHIYYKQISDFFSPSDIWQNAEHLTIAGAQTVINIQQLRPAKAYHIRMSAENKLGASEFSEVVQVTTLEEVPSGPPLAVRAEPKSSTEIFVTWDAPERDHWNGILLGYYVGYQMSLTPEDKEVNPTQGFSFKTVEVRSHFGGETVLANLNKFTQYHVIVQAYTSQGSGPPSKEIAVQTMEDVPSSPPESPQCDVLGSTSIYITWSPPDIDGQNGKIKGYKVFYISVDELYETDPEVVKSTNQYVTIENLRKYTNYTVWVLAYTKVGDGMKTKPFYCRTHEDVPSAPQAIKAIPASSSKIIISWLPPDLPNGDITGYTFYMSMLEGGREEGTHKRLLGPFVEMHETVRTQESATYQFWLTASTKMGEGEKTQVVTVPPNNKVPARIVSFSQRIVTPWKEHLELPCRKVGAPAPVTIWRQDGHNMETSARKTIAKNGTLYMKECQASDAGNYTCSVENTWGKDEIVYNIVVKVPPEAPNLTVINAYTDSLLLEWMDNSHGGSPILGYVINYKRDNGDWEELQVDSKTTSHLLTNLWCGTRYQLYITAYNKIGTGLPCDIVNSYTKGNPPVQPKHSQMITNNSTSVTCWLDSWGDGGCGILYFMIESRVYGRSSWAVVSNHIPPTERIYTVSDLVPGTKYQLKVTAHNNAGSTTAIYNFTTLSTQGVIYNNDHSTPVSHLSDLPFYANFKLLLPICFSLLMLLALIGAALFLRKRKLASLARLASSSMSESPSLANLQNKQNRDQQYLAVRCNPGTSAPRGSNSNDSGSFGKAEGNEYIEDICPYATFQLNKQTYSESSYSGNVYSGPYHSVRGSFVYHDVKPESYHSKEPEYTKVRRKVGRLRDPHSESQESDNPGSTDSEVRKILTLHIPITEYDTLGSESDNDVSARALNSAKYRAQRDTQDETSSSSETTPTSMTRKSKPPFAARKGGKPGTSGKRHVRSSSGYSSHNEETTFSISNYPPNYQDHINPPARFSDANDKTKTQTSPRMRANQKLHREAFQINV, from the exons ATGGATTTACACAGCCTTTTTAAGGCCATCCTGATCCTATATGTCATAAGTG CCGAGACCAGCCAGTTTGTAAATGGACTGGATCTACAGGGACCGATTTTTCTCCACGAGCCACCGCATCGCGTCGAGTTCTCCAACAATTCGGGCGGACTCATAGAATGCTCCGGGCATGGAAGTCCCCCGCCGGAG GTGGAGTGGACCCCCATCCCGCCGCAGCAGGACATGGTGTTCCAGCTCTCCAACGGCAGCATGATGTTCTATCCCTTTACGGCCGAGAAGTACCGCCACGAGGCGCATGCCACCGTCTACAG ATGCAAACTGCGCAATTTGGTGGGCACCGTGCTCAGCCGAGAGGTTCACGTGCGCGGCG TCGTCAACCAGAAGTACGCGGTCCAGGTGCACGATGAATACGTGATGACGGGCAACACGGCGGTGCTGAAATGCCAG GTGCCCAGCTACATGTCGGAATTCGTATTGGTCACCGCCTGGGTGCAGGACACCGGCATGCATCTGTATCCGAACACGGACATCGGTGGCAAATACACGGTGCTATCGAACGGCGAATTGTACATAAATAATGCGGGACCCAATGATGCGTACAAAAGCTACACATGCCGCACTGTAAATAGACTGACAG GTGAAGTACAAATTTCCACATATCCCGGCCGCATTATTGTAACAGAGCCCAAGGGCATGGTACAGCCGCGCATCAACGTGGAGAAGCATTCGATGCGGCATGTTGTCCTTAATGGCCAAACAACGTTGCCGTGCATAGCTCAAGGACATCCGGTGCCAACATATCG gtggttcaaggAGGAAAACGAGCAACTGCTGCCTCTGCAACTCAGCGAACGCATCACCATCGTATCCGCAGGGCTCCTCAAAATCACCAAG GCACGTCTCGAGGATAgtggaaaatatttgtgctGGGTGAACAATACGGCTGGCGAGGAGACCATCCAAGTGTCGCTAACGGTGACAG CTCCTTTGACGGCGCACCTGCAGCCACAGGTGCAGACGGTGGATGTCGATAAGGATGCGCAATTCCAATGCATTGTCTCTGGCCATCCGGTCCACGATGTCAACTGGCTGCACGACGGCAAACCCATACTCAGGGACAATCGGGTTGAG ATACTCACCGATCCACCGCGACTGATAATTAAAAAAGTGCAAAAGGAGGATCCTGGCATGTACCAGTGCTTCGTCTCCAACGAATGGGAGCAGATCCAATCCACCGCTGAACTGCAGTTGGGCG ATGCATCGCCGGAACTGCTTTATTGGTTCTCGGAGCAAACGCTGCAGCCAGGACCCACGGTATCATTGAAGTGCGTAGCCACCGGAAATCCACTGCCTCAATTTACATGGTCCCTGGACGGATTTCCG ATACCAGACAGCTCGCGCTTTTTAGTGGGTCAATATGTTACCATCCACGACGATGTCATCAGCCACGTGAATATATCAAATGTCAAGGAGGAGGACGGCGGGGAGTACACATGCACGGCCCAGAATGCAATTGGCAA AGTCTCGCACAGCGCCAAAGTGAACATCTATGGATTGCCTTACATACgcgaaatgccaaaaataacAGGCATTTCTGGCTCTGATTTGATTGTTAAATGTCCCGTGGCTGGTTACCCCATCGATAAAATTCACTGGGAGCGAG atgGCCAAACGCTGCCCATAAATCGCAGGCAGCGTGCCTACAACAATGGCACCTTAATTATCGAGCAACTGCAGCGCCTCGAGGATGCGGGCACCTACACGTGCATGGCGCAGAACAAACAGAAGCAAACGTCCCGCCGGAATGTGGAGATCCAAGTGCTGG TGCCGCCGAAAATTATGCCCATCCAGGCCATGACGAACATGCTCCGCGAGGGAATGCGCGCCGCCATATCCTGCCAAATCCTCGAGGGCGACCTGCCCGTCAGTTTTCGATGGGAGCGCAACGGAAAGCCACTGATCGGAACGGG CAATGAGGTTTTCCGCCGCCTGGATGAGTATTCCGCCAGCTTGGTCATCGAGCACATTTCCTCCGACCATTCCGGAAACTACACCTGCATCGCGAGCAATGTGGCAGGTACGGAAAGGTTCACCGTACCCCTGACCGTGAATGTACCGCCCAAGTGGATCCTGGAGCCAAAGGACTCGAGTGCCCAGGCGGGTGCAGATGTCCTTCTGCACTGCCAATCCTCAGGATACCCCACACCGACAATCACGTGGAAAAAGGCGATTGGACCAACGCCAGGGGAGTACAAGGACTTCCTTTACGAGCCCACAGTGCAGCTATTTCCCAACGGCACCATTTTCTTCAAGAAGATCAGCAAGGAGTCGCAAGGACACTTCCTGTGCGAGGCCAAAAATAACATTGGTTCCGGTGTCAGCAAGGTTATCTTTCTCAAAGTGAATG TGCCCGCCCACTTTCAGACGAAGACCAAACAGATTTCGGTGGCCAAAGGAAAGCAGGTCCATGTGCAGTGCAACGTGCAGGGCGACAATCCCATTGACTTTAAATGGAAAATCCAGGCAACGCAACAGTATCTTGACGAGTCGCTGGATTCCCG ctacACAATAAGAGATCAAGTGCTCGACGACGGCATGGTCTCCGAATTGGGCATTTCGCACACATATCGCCAGGATACGGGCATTTATATCTGTCAGGCGAGCAATGCATTCGGACAG GACGAGATGTCCATCCAGCTCATCGTGCAGGAAGTGCCCGAGCAGCCGAAGAACCTCCGCATCAACTCGCAACAGTCGCGCAGCCTTCAGCTCACCTGGAGCCAACCCTTTGCCGGAAATAGTCCCATCGAGGAGTACCACATCTACTACAAGCAGATATCAG ATTTCTTTTCACCCTCAGACATTTGGCAGAATGCGGAGCACCTCACCATCGCCGGAGCCCAGACCGTGATCAACATCCAGCAGCTGCGACCGGCGAAGGCCTATCACATCCGCATGTCGGCGGAGAACAAACTGGGCGCCTCCGAGTTCTCGGAGGTGGTGCAGGTGACCACGCTGGAGGAGGTGCCCTCTGGTCCACCACTTGCCGTGCGGGCTGAGCCCAAGAGCTCCACGGAGATCTTCGTAACCTGGGATGCACCGGAGCGGGATCACTGGAACGGCATACTGCTCGGCTACTACGTGGGCTACCAGATGTCGCTGACGCCAGAGGACAAGGAGGTGAATCCCACGCAGGGATTCAGCTTCAAAACCGTCGAGGTGCGCTCCCATTTCGGTGGCGAGACGGTGCTGGCCAATCTCAACAAGTTCACCCAATACCACGTGATTGTGCAGGCCTACACAAGCCAGGGCAGCGGACCACCGAGCAAGGAGATTGCCGTGCAAACAATGGAGGACG TTCCCTCATCGCCGCCTGAATCGCCGCAGTGCGATGTCCTGGGCTCCACTTCGATCTATATCACCTGGTCACCGCCGGACATTGATGGCCAAAATGGAAAAATCAAGGGCTATAAGGTGTTTTACATATCGGTGGACGAGCTGTACG AAACCGATCCGGAGGTTGTCAAGTCAACAAATCAATACGTCACCATCGAGAATCTGCGCAAATACACCAACTACACGGTCTGGGTTTTGGCTTACACCAAAGTAGGCGATGGCATGAAAACCAAACCGTTTTATTGCCGCACCCACGAGGATG TGCCCTCGGCCCCGCAGGCCATCAAGGCGATACCCGCGTCGAGCTCAAAAATCATAATATCCTGGCTGCCGCCCGACCTGCCAAATGGTGACATT ACCGGCTACACCTTCTACATGTCCATGCTGGAGGGTGGACGCGAGGAGGGCACCCACAAGCGCCTCCTAGGTCCCTTCGTGGAGATGCACGAAACGGTGCGCACCCAGGAGTCGGCCACGTACCAATTCTGGCTGACTGCCTCCACCAAGATGGGTGAGGGCGAGAAGACACAGGTGGTAACTGTGCCGCCGAACAATAAGGTGCCCGCCCGCATTGTGTCCTTCAGCCAGCGGATAGTCACGCCCTGGAAGGAGCATCTGGAGCTGCCGTGCCGGAAGGTGGGAGCACCTGCTCCGGTTACCATTTGGCGGCAGGATGGTCACAATATGGAGACGAGTGCCCGCAAGACGATAGCCAAGAATGGCACGCTCTACATGAAGGAGTGCCAGGCGAGTGATGCGGGCAACTACACCTGCAGTGTGGAGAACACCTGGGGCAAGGACGAGATCGTGTACAACATTGTGGTAAAGGTGCCACCAGAGGCGCCCAATCTCACGGTGATAAATGCCTACACGGACAGTCTGCTCCTCGAATGGATGGACAATAGTCACGGTGGTAGTCCCATCCTGGGTTATGTGATCAATTACAAGCGCGACAACGGGGATTGGGAGGAGCTGCAGGTGGACTCGAAGACCACGTCGCACCTGCTGACCAACCTGTGGTGTGGCACTCGCTACCAGTTGTACATAACCGCTTACAATAAGATTGGAACGGGCTTACCCTGCGACATAGTCAACTCCTACACGAAGGGAAATCCGCCCGTGCAACCAAAGCACTCCCAGATGATCACCAACAACTCAACGAGCGTCACCTGCTGGTTAGATTCCTGGGGAGATGGTGGCTGTGGCATCCTGTACTTCATGATCGAGTCCAGGGTTTATGGACGATCCTCGTGGGCAGTGGTGTCCAATCACATTCCGCCCACTGAGAGGATATACACGGTGAGCGATCTGGTGCCCGGCACAAAGTATCAACTGAAAGTCACGGCACACAATAATGCCGGCTCCACCACTGCCATCTACAACTTTACTACACTGTCTACACAAGGAG TGATTTATAACAACGACCACTCCACACCTGTATCCCACCTGAGCGACCTGCCCTTCTATGCCAACTTCAAGCTACTGCTGCCCATATGCTTTTCCCTTTTAATGTTGCTGGCTTTGATTGGTGCCGCTCTATTCCTCAGAAAGCGAA AGCTAGCCAGCCTGGCCCGTCTGGCCAGTTCCTCGATGTCGGAGTCGCCGTCGCTGGCCAATCTGCAGAACAAACAGAATCGGGACCAGCAGTACCTAGCCGTACGATGCAATCCGGGCACCTCTGCTCCGCGGGGATCCAACTCCAATGATTCCGGCAGCTTTGGCAAGGCGGAGGGAAACGAGTACATCGAGGACATCTGCCCGTATGCAACCTTTCAACTGAACAAACAGACTTATAGCGAGAGCTCCTACAGCGGCAATGTCTACAGTGGGCCCTACCACTCTGTGCGCGGATCCTTTGTCTACCACGATGTCAAGCCGGAAAGCTACCAC
- the LOC6604845 gene encoding Down syndrome cell adhesion molecule-like protein Dscam2 isoform X2, whose protein sequence is MDLHSLFKAILILYVISAETSQFVNGLDLQGPIFLHEPPHRVEFSNNSGGLIECSGHGSPPPEVEWTPIPPQQDMVFQLSNGSMMFYPFTAEKYRHEAHATVYRCKLRNLVGTVLSREVHVRGVVNQKYAVQVHDEYVMTGNTAVLKCQVPSYMSEFVLVTAWVQDTGMHLYPNTDIGGKYTVLSNGELYINNAGPNDAYKSYTCRTVNRLTGEVQISTYPGRIIVTEPKGMVQPRINVEKHSMRHVVLNGQTTLPCIAQGHPVPTYRWFKEENEQLLPLQLSERITIVSAGLLKITKARLEDSGKYLCWVNNTAGEETIQVSLTVTAPLTAHLQPQVQTVDVDKDAQFQCIVSGHPVHDVNWLHDGKPILRDNRVEILTDPPRLIIKKVQKEDPGMYQCFVSNEWEQIQSTAELQLGDASPELLYWFSEQTLQPGPTVSLKCVATGNPLPQFTWSLDGFPIPDSSRFLVGQYVTIHDDVISHVNISNVKEEDGGEYTCTAQNAIGKVSHSAKVNIYGLPYIREMPKITGISGSDLIVKCPVAGYPIDKIHWERDGQTLPINRRQRAYNNGTLIIEQLQRLEDAGTYTCMAQNKQKQTSRRNVEIQVLVPPKIMPIQAMTNMLREGMRAAISCQILEGDLPVSFRWERNGKPLIGTGNEVFRRLDEYSASLVIEHISSDHSGNYTCIASNVAGTERFTVPLTVNVPPKWILEPKDSSAQAGADVLLHCQSSGYPTPTITWKKAIGPTPGEYKDFLYEPTVQLFPNGTIFFKKISKESQGHFLCEAKNNIGSGVSKVIFLKVNVPAHFQTKTKQISVAKGKQVHVQCNVQGDNPIDFKWKIQATQQYLDESLDSRYTIRDQVLDDGMVSELGISHTYRQDTGIYICQASNAFGQDEMSIQLIVQEVPEQPKNLRINSQQSRSLQLTWSQPFAGNSPIEEYHIYYKQISDFFSPSDIWQNAEHLTIAGAQTVINIQQLRPAKAYHIRMSAENKLGASEFSEVVQVTTLEEVPSGPPLAVRAEPKSSTEIFVTWDAPERDHWNGILLGYYVGYQMSLTPEDKEVNPTQGFSFKTVEVRSHFGGETVLANLNKFTQYHVIVQAYTSQGSGPPSKEIAVQTMEDVPSSPPESPQCDVLGSTSIYITWSPPDIDGQNGKIKGYKVFYISVDELYETDPEVVKSTNQYVTIENLRKYTNYTVWVLAYTKVGDGMKTKPFYCRTHEDVPSAPQAIKAIPASSSKIIISWLPPDLPNGDITGYTFYMSMLEGGREEGTHKRLLGPFVEMHETVRTQESATYQFWLTASTKMGEGEKTQVVTVPPNNKVPARIVSFSQRIVTPWKEHLELPCRKVGAPAPVTIWRQDGHNMETSARKTIAKNGTLYMKECQASDAGNYTCSVENTWGKDEIVYNIVVKVPPEAPNLTVINAYTDSLLLEWMDNSHGGSPILGYVINYKRDNGDWEELQVDSKTTSHLLTNLWCGTRYQLYITAYNKIGTGLPCDIVNSYTKGNPPVQPKHSQMITNNSTSVTCWLDSWGDGGCGILYFMIESRVYGRSSWAVVSNHIPPTERIYTVSDLVPGTKYQLKVTAHNNAGSTTAIYNFTTLSTQGVIYNNDHSTPVSHLSDLPFYANFKLLLPICFSLLMLLALIGAALFLRKRKLASLARLASSSMSESPSLANLQNKQNRDQQYLAVRCNPGTSAPRGSNSNDSGSFGKAEGNEYIEDICPYATFQLNKQTYSESSYSGNVYSGPYHSVRGSFVYHDVKPESYHSKEPEYTKVRRKVGRLRDPHSESQGSTDSEVRKILTLHIPITEYDTLGSESDNDVSARALNSAKYRAQRDTQDETSSSSETTPTSMTRKSKPPFAARKGGKPGTSGKRHVRSSSGYSSHNEETTFSISNYPPNYQDHINPPARFSDANDKTKTQTSPRMRANQKLHREAFQINV, encoded by the exons ATGGATTTACACAGCCTTTTTAAGGCCATCCTGATCCTATATGTCATAAGTG CCGAGACCAGCCAGTTTGTAAATGGACTGGATCTACAGGGACCGATTTTTCTCCACGAGCCACCGCATCGCGTCGAGTTCTCCAACAATTCGGGCGGACTCATAGAATGCTCCGGGCATGGAAGTCCCCCGCCGGAG GTGGAGTGGACCCCCATCCCGCCGCAGCAGGACATGGTGTTCCAGCTCTCCAACGGCAGCATGATGTTCTATCCCTTTACGGCCGAGAAGTACCGCCACGAGGCGCATGCCACCGTCTACAG ATGCAAACTGCGCAATTTGGTGGGCACCGTGCTCAGCCGAGAGGTTCACGTGCGCGGCG TCGTCAACCAGAAGTACGCGGTCCAGGTGCACGATGAATACGTGATGACGGGCAACACGGCGGTGCTGAAATGCCAG GTGCCCAGCTACATGTCGGAATTCGTATTGGTCACCGCCTGGGTGCAGGACACCGGCATGCATCTGTATCCGAACACGGACATCGGTGGCAAATACACGGTGCTATCGAACGGCGAATTGTACATAAATAATGCGGGACCCAATGATGCGTACAAAAGCTACACATGCCGCACTGTAAATAGACTGACAG GTGAAGTACAAATTTCCACATATCCCGGCCGCATTATTGTAACAGAGCCCAAGGGCATGGTACAGCCGCGCATCAACGTGGAGAAGCATTCGATGCGGCATGTTGTCCTTAATGGCCAAACAACGTTGCCGTGCATAGCTCAAGGACATCCGGTGCCAACATATCG gtggttcaaggAGGAAAACGAGCAACTGCTGCCTCTGCAACTCAGCGAACGCATCACCATCGTATCCGCAGGGCTCCTCAAAATCACCAAG GCACGTCTCGAGGATAgtggaaaatatttgtgctGGGTGAACAATACGGCTGGCGAGGAGACCATCCAAGTGTCGCTAACGGTGACAG CTCCTTTGACGGCGCACCTGCAGCCACAGGTGCAGACGGTGGATGTCGATAAGGATGCGCAATTCCAATGCATTGTCTCTGGCCATCCGGTCCACGATGTCAACTGGCTGCACGACGGCAAACCCATACTCAGGGACAATCGGGTTGAG ATACTCACCGATCCACCGCGACTGATAATTAAAAAAGTGCAAAAGGAGGATCCTGGCATGTACCAGTGCTTCGTCTCCAACGAATGGGAGCAGATCCAATCCACCGCTGAACTGCAGTTGGGCG ATGCATCGCCGGAACTGCTTTATTGGTTCTCGGAGCAAACGCTGCAGCCAGGACCCACGGTATCATTGAAGTGCGTAGCCACCGGAAATCCACTGCCTCAATTTACATGGTCCCTGGACGGATTTCCG ATACCAGACAGCTCGCGCTTTTTAGTGGGTCAATATGTTACCATCCACGACGATGTCATCAGCCACGTGAATATATCAAATGTCAAGGAGGAGGACGGCGGGGAGTACACATGCACGGCCCAGAATGCAATTGGCAA AGTCTCGCACAGCGCCAAAGTGAACATCTATGGATTGCCTTACATACgcgaaatgccaaaaataacAGGCATTTCTGGCTCTGATTTGATTGTTAAATGTCCCGTGGCTGGTTACCCCATCGATAAAATTCACTGGGAGCGAG atgGCCAAACGCTGCCCATAAATCGCAGGCAGCGTGCCTACAACAATGGCACCTTAATTATCGAGCAACTGCAGCGCCTCGAGGATGCGGGCACCTACACGTGCATGGCGCAGAACAAACAGAAGCAAACGTCCCGCCGGAATGTGGAGATCCAAGTGCTGG TGCCGCCGAAAATTATGCCCATCCAGGCCATGACGAACATGCTCCGCGAGGGAATGCGCGCCGCCATATCCTGCCAAATCCTCGAGGGCGACCTGCCCGTCAGTTTTCGATGGGAGCGCAACGGAAAGCCACTGATCGGAACGGG CAATGAGGTTTTCCGCCGCCTGGATGAGTATTCCGCCAGCTTGGTCATCGAGCACATTTCCTCCGACCATTCCGGAAACTACACCTGCATCGCGAGCAATGTGGCAGGTACGGAAAGGTTCACCGTACCCCTGACCGTGAATGTACCGCCCAAGTGGATCCTGGAGCCAAAGGACTCGAGTGCCCAGGCGGGTGCAGATGTCCTTCTGCACTGCCAATCCTCAGGATACCCCACACCGACAATCACGTGGAAAAAGGCGATTGGACCAACGCCAGGGGAGTACAAGGACTTCCTTTACGAGCCCACAGTGCAGCTATTTCCCAACGGCACCATTTTCTTCAAGAAGATCAGCAAGGAGTCGCAAGGACACTTCCTGTGCGAGGCCAAAAATAACATTGGTTCCGGTGTCAGCAAGGTTATCTTTCTCAAAGTGAATG TGCCCGCCCACTTTCAGACGAAGACCAAACAGATTTCGGTGGCCAAAGGAAAGCAGGTCCATGTGCAGTGCAACGTGCAGGGCGACAATCCCATTGACTTTAAATGGAAAATCCAGGCAACGCAACAGTATCTTGACGAGTCGCTGGATTCCCG ctacACAATAAGAGATCAAGTGCTCGACGACGGCATGGTCTCCGAATTGGGCATTTCGCACACATATCGCCAGGATACGGGCATTTATATCTGTCAGGCGAGCAATGCATTCGGACAG GACGAGATGTCCATCCAGCTCATCGTGCAGGAAGTGCCCGAGCAGCCGAAGAACCTCCGCATCAACTCGCAACAGTCGCGCAGCCTTCAGCTCACCTGGAGCCAACCCTTTGCCGGAAATAGTCCCATCGAGGAGTACCACATCTACTACAAGCAGATATCAG ATTTCTTTTCACCCTCAGACATTTGGCAGAATGCGGAGCACCTCACCATCGCCGGAGCCCAGACCGTGATCAACATCCAGCAGCTGCGACCGGCGAAGGCCTATCACATCCGCATGTCGGCGGAGAACAAACTGGGCGCCTCCGAGTTCTCGGAGGTGGTGCAGGTGACCACGCTGGAGGAGGTGCCCTCTGGTCCACCACTTGCCGTGCGGGCTGAGCCCAAGAGCTCCACGGAGATCTTCGTAACCTGGGATGCACCGGAGCGGGATCACTGGAACGGCATACTGCTCGGCTACTACGTGGGCTACCAGATGTCGCTGACGCCAGAGGACAAGGAGGTGAATCCCACGCAGGGATTCAGCTTCAAAACCGTCGAGGTGCGCTCCCATTTCGGTGGCGAGACGGTGCTGGCCAATCTCAACAAGTTCACCCAATACCACGTGATTGTGCAGGCCTACACAAGCCAGGGCAGCGGACCACCGAGCAAGGAGATTGCCGTGCAAACAATGGAGGACG TTCCCTCATCGCCGCCTGAATCGCCGCAGTGCGATGTCCTGGGCTCCACTTCGATCTATATCACCTGGTCACCGCCGGACATTGATGGCCAAAATGGAAAAATCAAGGGCTATAAGGTGTTTTACATATCGGTGGACGAGCTGTACG AAACCGATCCGGAGGTTGTCAAGTCAACAAATCAATACGTCACCATCGAGAATCTGCGCAAATACACCAACTACACGGTCTGGGTTTTGGCTTACACCAAAGTAGGCGATGGCATGAAAACCAAACCGTTTTATTGCCGCACCCACGAGGATG TGCCCTCGGCCCCGCAGGCCATCAAGGCGATACCCGCGTCGAGCTCAAAAATCATAATATCCTGGCTGCCGCCCGACCTGCCAAATGGTGACATT ACCGGCTACACCTTCTACATGTCCATGCTGGAGGGTGGACGCGAGGAGGGCACCCACAAGCGCCTCCTAGGTCCCTTCGTGGAGATGCACGAAACGGTGCGCACCCAGGAGTCGGCCACGTACCAATTCTGGCTGACTGCCTCCACCAAGATGGGTGAGGGCGAGAAGACACAGGTGGTAACTGTGCCGCCGAACAATAAGGTGCCCGCCCGCATTGTGTCCTTCAGCCAGCGGATAGTCACGCCCTGGAAGGAGCATCTGGAGCTGCCGTGCCGGAAGGTGGGAGCACCTGCTCCGGTTACCATTTGGCGGCAGGATGGTCACAATATGGAGACGAGTGCCCGCAAGACGATAGCCAAGAATGGCACGCTCTACATGAAGGAGTGCCAGGCGAGTGATGCGGGCAACTACACCTGCAGTGTGGAGAACACCTGGGGCAAGGACGAGATCGTGTACAACATTGTGGTAAAGGTGCCACCAGAGGCGCCCAATCTCACGGTGATAAATGCCTACACGGACAGTCTGCTCCTCGAATGGATGGACAATAGTCACGGTGGTAGTCCCATCCTGGGTTATGTGATCAATTACAAGCGCGACAACGGGGATTGGGAGGAGCTGCAGGTGGACTCGAAGACCACGTCGCACCTGCTGACCAACCTGTGGTGTGGCACTCGCTACCAGTTGTACATAACCGCTTACAATAAGATTGGAACGGGCTTACCCTGCGACATAGTCAACTCCTACACGAAGGGAAATCCGCCCGTGCAACCAAAGCACTCCCAGATGATCACCAACAACTCAACGAGCGTCACCTGCTGGTTAGATTCCTGGGGAGATGGTGGCTGTGGCATCCTGTACTTCATGATCGAGTCCAGGGTTTATGGACGATCCTCGTGGGCAGTGGTGTCCAATCACATTCCGCCCACTGAGAGGATATACACGGTGAGCGATCTGGTGCCCGGCACAAAGTATCAACTGAAAGTCACGGCACACAATAATGCCGGCTCCACCACTGCCATCTACAACTTTACTACACTGTCTACACAAGGAG TGATTTATAACAACGACCACTCCACACCTGTATCCCACCTGAGCGACCTGCCCTTCTATGCCAACTTCAAGCTACTGCTGCCCATATGCTTTTCCCTTTTAATGTTGCTGGCTTTGATTGGTGCCGCTCTATTCCTCAGAAAGCGAA AGCTAGCCAGCCTGGCCCGTCTGGCCAGTTCCTCGATGTCGGAGTCGCCGTCGCTGGCCAATCTGCAGAACAAACAGAATCGGGACCAGCAGTACCTAGCCGTACGATGCAATCCGGGCACCTCTGCTCCGCGGGGATCCAACTCCAATGATTCCGGCAGCTTTGGCAAGGCGGAGGGAAACGAGTACATCGAGGACATCTGCCCGTATGCAACCTTTCAACTGAACAAACAGACTTATAGCGAGAGCTCCTACAGCGGCAATGTCTACAGTGGGCCCTACCACTCTGTGCGCGGATCCTTTGTCTACCACGATGTCAAGCCGGAAAGCTACCAC